A region from the Riemerella anatipestifer genome encodes:
- a CDS encoding polyribonucleotide nucleotidyltransferase, translating into MNAPQAITETILLKDGREITIETGKLAKQADGAVVVKMGGTMLLATVVAAKEANPGVDFLPLTVDYREKFGAAGRIPGNFFRREAKPSDDEVLTMRLVDRVIRPLFPSDFHAEVQVMISLISYDEKVMPDSLAGLAASAAIAITDIPFNGPFSEVRVIKKDGVLSINPSWETLQSGVELDIMVGATKDSIVMVEGEMDEITEQEMLEAITFAHQEIKTQVEAQERLAQKVGKAFPKREYCHETHDEELKKQIWDYAYQKYYDIAKNPSAKEERGEKFSAVVEEFLAQYTEEELEEKADLAKVYFHDVQKEAVRQLILNENIRLDGRNNQQIRPIWSEVDYLPAAHGSSVFTRGETQSLTTVTLGSLMDANRIDSVITQHDERFYLHYNFPPFSTGEARPLRGTSRREVGHGNLAQRALKVMIPEETPYTIRIVSDILESNGSSSMATVCAGTLALMDAGIPMRKPVSGIAMGLITDKESGKWTVLSDILGDEDHLGDMDFKVTGTENGITACQMDIKIQGLTMDIMEQALMQAKNGRLHILGEMLKTISEPRADVKPHAPKMVMMEIPKDFIGAVIGPGGKVIQQMQKETGTVITIEEKGEIGYIEISGTDREKINAAIAQINEITFIPIVGEVYQGKVVKVMDFGAFVQLAKGTEGLLHISEIDWKRTDKVPYKEGDVVEVKFMGYDDRKKMKLSRKVLLPKPPREEKSK; encoded by the coding sequence ATGAATGCACCACAAGCAATCACCGAAACCATTCTGCTGAAAGACGGCAGAGAAATCACTATTGAAACAGGTAAATTAGCTAAACAAGCTGATGGAGCCGTAGTTGTAAAAATGGGAGGCACTATGCTACTAGCAACAGTAGTAGCCGCTAAAGAAGCTAACCCTGGTGTAGATTTCTTGCCTCTTACCGTAGATTATAGAGAAAAATTTGGAGCTGCAGGAAGAATCCCAGGTAACTTTTTCAGAAGAGAAGCAAAACCTTCTGATGATGAAGTTCTTACAATGCGTCTAGTAGACAGGGTTATCAGACCATTATTCCCTAGCGATTTCCATGCGGAAGTTCAAGTAATGATTTCTCTTATCTCTTACGACGAAAAAGTAATGCCAGACTCATTAGCTGGTCTTGCTGCATCAGCCGCTATTGCGATTACAGATATTCCTTTCAACGGACCATTTTCGGAAGTTAGAGTCATCAAAAAAGACGGCGTTCTTAGCATCAATCCTAGTTGGGAAACTCTACAAAGTGGCGTGGAACTAGATATTATGGTAGGAGCTACTAAAGACTCTATCGTAATGGTAGAAGGTGAGATGGACGAAATTACCGAGCAGGAAATGCTAGAAGCTATTACTTTTGCTCATCAAGAAATTAAAACACAAGTAGAAGCTCAAGAAAGATTGGCTCAAAAAGTGGGTAAAGCCTTCCCAAAAAGAGAATATTGCCACGAAACCCACGATGAAGAATTAAAAAAACAAATCTGGGATTATGCTTACCAAAAGTATTACGACATCGCTAAAAACCCTAGTGCAAAAGAAGAAAGAGGAGAGAAATTCTCGGCAGTAGTAGAGGAATTTTTAGCACAATATACAGAAGAAGAATTAGAAGAAAAAGCAGATTTAGCTAAAGTTTACTTCCACGATGTACAAAAAGAAGCTGTACGCCAACTTATCTTGAACGAAAATATCCGTTTAGATGGAAGAAACAACCAACAAATTCGTCCTATTTGGAGTGAAGTAGATTATCTTCCTGCCGCACACGGTTCTTCTGTATTTACTAGAGGCGAAACTCAATCGCTTACTACGGTTACTTTAGGCTCTCTTATGGACGCTAACAGAATTGACAGCGTTATCACTCAACACGACGAAAGATTTTATCTACACTATAACTTCCCACCATTTTCAACAGGTGAAGCTAGACCACTTAGAGGTACTTCTAGAAGAGAAGTTGGACACGGTAACTTGGCTCAAAGAGCTTTAAAAGTGATGATTCCAGAGGAAACGCCATATACTATTCGTATTGTTTCGGACATTTTAGAATCTAATGGTTCGTCTTCTATGGCTACGGTATGTGCTGGTACACTAGCGCTTATGGATGCAGGTATCCCGATGAGAAAACCTGTTTCTGGTATCGCTATGGGGCTTATTACCGATAAAGAGTCTGGAAAATGGACGGTACTATCTGACATCTTAGGCGACGAAGACCATCTAGGAGATATGGACTTTAAAGTAACTGGTACAGAAAACGGTATCACAGCTTGTCAAATGGACATTAAAATCCAAGGGCTTACAATGGATATTATGGAGCAGGCTCTAATGCAGGCTAAAAACGGAAGACTTCATATCCTTGGGGAAATGCTTAAAACAATTTCTGAACCTAGAGCAGATGTTAAGCCTCACGCACCTAAGATGGTAATGATGGAAATCCCTAAAGACTTCATTGGTGCTGTAATAGGACCTGGTGGTAAGGTAATCCAGCAGATGCAAAAAGAAACAGGCACTGTAATTACCATAGAGGAAAAGGGTGAAATAGGCTACATAGAAATATCTGGAACTGATAGAGAAAAGATAAATGCAGCTATCGCTCAAATCAACGAAATCACTTTCATTCCAATAGTTGGAGAAGTTTACCAGGGTAAAGTAGTAAAAGTGATGGACTTTGGTGCTTTCGTTCAGCTAGCTAAAGGTACAGAGGGACTTTTACACATTTCGGAGATTGATTGGAAGAGAACCGACAAAGTACCTTACAAAGAAGGAGATGTGGTAGAAGTGAAATTTATGGGATACGATGACCGTAAGAAAATGAAACTTTCTAGAAAAGTACTCCTCCCAAAACCTCCAAGAGAAGAGAAATCTAAATAA